TGCAGCGCTGAATCTGGCGCTGCAGGATAAAACAGATGCCAACACTGGCGTTGTCCAGTACGACACGCTGTTCGTTCAGAATCCTCATCAACTCCTGCTGGCTTGGCAGAGTGAGGTTGTTGCGGCTGTCGTGTGTAGGCTTGTTGTTATCGTTTGTCATTACCGTTTCAAACCGGTCCTGAATTACCTGTTAGTGCAAGACTAGCACGAAGCTGGCAGATACTGCATAGCACTAAAGCCGATTACAGAGTCTTTGCATGGAGCAATACTTGCGTTAGGGTGAAATGAACACTGCCTGACAACTGGAGGTAGCCCATGCCAACGGCGTTTCGCATGCCAGCGGTGATTAACAGGGATGACGGCCAGATGCGCCGAATCGGGTTTGAGCTTGAGTTTACCGGGCTCAATGTGGATGAAGCGCTGGTGGCGATGCAGCAGGTGCTGAAGGCCGAGGTGGAACAGGTCTCGGCCGCCGAACGCAAGCTGAAAACTGATTCGGGCAGCTATAACCTGGAGTTGGATTGGGCTCTGCTCAAGCGCACGGCCGCCGAGGCGCAGCAGGCCACTGATTCGGATCAGCCCGAACCCGAATGGGTCGGAATGGTCAGTCAGGCGGCTGCATTGCTGGTTCCGGTCGAGGTTGTTTGCCCACCCTTGCCGCTGGATAAACTGGACGAGCTGGATGCACTGGTTGATATGCTGCGCCGCTCCGGAGCGAAGGGGACCAGTGACTCGCTTGTGGCGGCTTTGGGTGTGCATATCAATGCGGAACTGCCCGCGTTGGATGCCGAAACCATCATGGCCTATGTTGTGGCTTATAGCCTGCTGCAGTGGTGGCTGGTTGAGTCTCATGCGGTCAATATTGCCCGCAAGATCTCCCCCTATGTTGACCTGTACCCTGAAGCTTTCATTCGTGAGCTGTTGGAGGCTCCAGATACTGACCTTGACTGGCTGTTCGAGCATTACCTTACGCATAACGCCACCCGCAATCGGGCGCTTGACCTGCTGCCCCTGCTGTCGCATCTCGACGCTGATCGAGTGCAGGCGAAAGTGCCGGATGATCGCATCAAGTCTCGGCCAGCATTTCACTATCGCCTGCCCAACTGTGAGATTGAAAACCCGGCCTGGTCGTTGGCAAACGAATGGAACAAGTGGTGGGTGGTTGAGCAGTTGGCGGCGGACGCTGAAGCGAGAGCCGAGCTGAGTCAGGCCTGGTTGCAGGCTTACAGGCCTCTGCTGGGAGTCAATCGAAAACAGTGGGTTCTACAGGTGGATGGATGGCTGCAGCAACGCGGGTGGCAGTAACCGGTAACAGTCGGCGCTGGTCGCCCTCTTGGTGGTGCACCCGATTGGCGCTGCGTCTGGCAGGCGCGGAGGCGGTGCGGGTCAGTGTACGCCATGAGGTACCCGAAACTGCTGTCGATGCCCTGATCATCGGGGGCGGTGATGACATCAGCCCCGAGCATTATGGTGGTGAGCTGAGTGAGCCGGTGCGACTCGATCCGGAGCGGGATGAGCTGGAGATGCGCTGGATTCATCATGCGCTGGATACCGGTTTGCCGATGTTGGGCATCTGCCGTGGCTCTCAGCTGATCAACGTGGTGCTGGGGGGGCTGTTGTATCAGGACATTCGTCACCTGCGCCGTTTGACCTATAACCGTCCCGGGCTGTTGCCCACCAAGCAAGTACGGCTGGAACAGGGCTCGGCACTGGCGCGTATCTGCGAGCGCGAAAAGCTGCGTGTGAATAGTCTGCATCATCAGGCGGTACGCGTACCCGGAGATGGGCTCAGGGTGGTAGGGCGCGATCTGGATGAGTTGACACAGGCGGTAGAGTCAACGTCAGGACAGCCGATTATCGGCGTGCAGTGGCACCCGGAGTATCTGTTTTACCTGCCGTCACAACTGCGCCTGTTTCGTTGGCTGGTTGAGATGGCACAGGTGGAAAAACAAAATTGACGGCGAAAACAAAAAAGCCCCACCGGTTAGGGCAGGGCTCTTTCGTTTGAATCAGATGGTGGTGGGAGGTGGATTCGAACCACCGAAGCTCGCGCGTCAGATTTACAGTCTGATCCCTTTGGCCACTCGGGAACCCCACCAAAGAGCTGCGCATTCTAATGATCACGCCGGTGCTTGTAAAGCCGCACTTTCCTGAGATTGATCAGGCTTTTTAGGCTATGCAGTTTTTTCTTGATGATGGTTTTTCATATGAAAAAAACTCATTTTCGAGCTCGCTCCCCTGTAGCCCCTGCCATACCGCATTTGTGGCCGCCAGCCGGCGCTGGCTACACTCCAAACGGCTGAAAATCAAGATTGAAATCTTTCCTCTAATATCTATATTTAGTGCCCTGTAAGCAGTGCCACACTATATATAGTGCTTTCCGTCTAAAAAGTGATCAGGCGTTCTCATAGAGTGCGTACTGATAGCGACACATGCTGTCACAGCCACGGGCCGGGCTGGGCGGGCTGCTTCAGGGAATACAGGCAGCATCACGCCTGAACGACAACACTGACTGAAACTGGGATGAGCGTCATATGCAGCAGAATCTGATGGTTACCAAACGTGATGGACGCCGCGAGCCGATCGACCTGGAGAAGATCCATCGCGTGATAATCTGGGCTGCCGAAGGGCTCGAAAACGTTTCGGTTTCTCAGGTTGAGCTCAGTGCTCACCTTCAGTTTTACGAGGGCATCAAAACCTCGGATATTCATGAAACGCTGATCAAGTCAGCTGCCGATCTGATTTCGGAAGAGGCTCCCGACTATCAGTACCTGGCTGCACGTCTGGCGATTTTCCATCTGCGTAAACGGGCCTTCAACGACTTTGAGCCGCCGCATCTCTATGACCACGTTGTGCGCATGGTCGAAGACAACCGTTACGACCGTCACCTGCTTGAAGATTACAGCCGTGAAGAATTTGACGAGCTGAACGCCTATCTTGACCACAGCCGTGACATGAACTTCAGCTATGCGGCCGTGAAACAGCTTGAAGGCAAGTATCTGGTCCAAAACCGTGTCAGTGGCAAGATTTTCGAAAGCCCGCAGCAGCTGTACATGCTGGTATCGGCCTGCCTGTTCTCCAATTATCCGCGTGAAACACGGCTGGGTTACGTTAAGCGGTTCTATGACGCGACATCCCTGTTCAAGCTGTCGTTGCCGACGCCGATCATGGCTGGGGTGCGTACTCCAACACGCCAGTTCAGCTCCTGCGTATTGATTGAAGCCGATGACAGCCTTGACTCCATCAATGCCACAGCCGCGGCTATCGTCAAGTATGTGTCCCAGCGTGCCGGAATCGGTATCAATGCGGGCCGCATTCGCGCCATTGGAAGCCCGATCCGTAACGGTGAAGCATTCCATACCGGCTGCATACCGTTCTACAAGCATTTCCAGACTGCCGTCAAATCCTGCTCTCAGGGTGGGGTGCGTGGTGGTGCAGCCACATTGTTCTATCCGATCTGGCACCTGGAGGTTGAATCCCTGCTGGTGTTGAAGAACAACCGAGGTGTTGAAGAGAACCGCGTACGTCACATCGACTATGGGGTGCAGATCAACAAGCTGATGTATCAACGCCTGATTAAGGGTGGCAATATCACCCTGTTCAGTCCGCATGAAGTACCGGGGCTGTATGAAGCATTCTTTGCTGATCAGGACGAGTTTGAACGTCTCTATGTGCAGTACGAGCAGGATGAGTCGATTCGTAAGAAGACCATCAAGGCGGTTGAGCTGTTTGGGCTGATGATGTCCGAGCGTGCCTCTACCGGTCGTATCTACGTGCAGAATGTAGACCATTGCAACACGCACAGCCCGTTTGACCCGGCCGTGGCGCCGGTGAAGCAGTCCAACCTATGTCTGGAGATTGCACTGCCGACCAAGCCGCTGAAAGACGTGAATGACCCCGATGGCGAGATCGCACTCTGCACCCTGTCAGCATTCAACCTGGGTGCGCTGGCCAACCTGGATGAGCTGGAAGACCTGGCGGATCTGATCGTGCGTGCGCTGGACAGTCTGCTGGACTACCAGGACTACCCGATCCCGGCCGCCCGCAACGCTACGATGTCACGACGTACGCTGGGTGTGGGCGTTACCAACTTTGCCTACTACCTGGCCAAAAACGGTGTGCGTTACTCTGATGGCAGTGCCAACGGCCTTGTGCACCGTACGTTCGAGGCGATTCAGTACTATCTGCTCAAGGCATCCAACCAGCTGGCCAAGGAGATGGGGCCTTGCCCGAAATTCAACGAGACCACCTACGCCAAGGGTCTGCTGCCGACTGACACCTACAAGCGTGATGTCGACGACTACTGTCAGGAACCACTGCACTACTTCTGGGAGACGCTGCGCGAGGATATTCGCGAGTTCGGTCTGCGTAACAGCACACTGACGGCGTTGATGCCATGCGAAACCTCCTCCCAAATTACCAACTCCACCAACGGTATCGAGCCGCCACGTGGTTTTGTATCGGTGAAGGCGAGCAAGGACGGCATCATGAAACAGGTGGTGCCCGAGTATCTTGAACTGAAAAACCAGTACGAACTGCTCTGGAGCATCCCGAACAACACCGGCTATCTGCAGCTGGTGGGTATCATGCAGAAGTTTGTTGACCAGTCGATCTCGGCCAACACCAACTACGACCCGTCCAAGTTCCCGGGCGACAAGGTGCCGATGAAGCAGCTGCTTCAGGATCTGCTGACAGCCTACAAGAACGGTGTAAAGACCCTTTACTACCACAACACCCGTGACGGCGCCTCTGATCAGGCTGACGACGGTGGTTGTGAAGGCGGAGCCTGCAAGCTCTGATCAGACCCTCTGATGTTCATGTTTCAACAGGCGCTCACAACCGGTGAGCGCCTGATCAGGTTTTGTTTTTTTCAGGAAAGCACCGATGTCATATTCCACTTTCAGTCCGAGTAACCACGACGCCACACGTGAACCGATGTTTTTCGGTCGCCCGGTCAATGTGGCGCGATATGACAAACAGAAATACCCGAT
This DNA window, taken from Marinobacterium iners, encodes the following:
- a CDS encoding amidoligase family protein, with amino-acid sequence MPTAFRMPAVINRDDGQMRRIGFELEFTGLNVDEALVAMQQVLKAEVEQVSAAERKLKTDSGSYNLELDWALLKRTAAEAQQATDSDQPEPEWVGMVSQAAALLVPVEVVCPPLPLDKLDELDALVDMLRRSGAKGTSDSLVAALGVHINAELPALDAETIMAYVVAYSLLQWWLVESHAVNIARKISPYVDLYPEAFIRELLEAPDTDLDWLFEHYLTHNATRNRALDLLPLLSHLDADRVQAKVPDDRIKSRPAFHYRLPNCEIENPAWSLANEWNKWWVVEQLAADAEARAELSQAWLQAYRPLLGVNRKQWVLQVDGWLQQRGWQ
- a CDS encoding gamma-glutamyl-gamma-aminobutyrate hydrolase family protein, with translation MAAATRVAVTGNSRRWSPSWWCTRLALRLAGAEAVRVSVRHEVPETAVDALIIGGGDDISPEHYGGELSEPVRLDPERDELEMRWIHHALDTGLPMLGICRGSQLINVVLGGLLYQDIRHLRRLTYNRPGLLPTKQVRLEQGSALARICEREKLRVNSLHHQAVRVPGDGLRVVGRDLDELTQAVESTSGQPIIGVQWHPEYLFYLPSQLRLFRWLVEMAQVEKQN
- the nrdA gene encoding class 1a ribonucleoside-diphosphate reductase subunit alpha → MQQNLMVTKRDGRREPIDLEKIHRVIIWAAEGLENVSVSQVELSAHLQFYEGIKTSDIHETLIKSAADLISEEAPDYQYLAARLAIFHLRKRAFNDFEPPHLYDHVVRMVEDNRYDRHLLEDYSREEFDELNAYLDHSRDMNFSYAAVKQLEGKYLVQNRVSGKIFESPQQLYMLVSACLFSNYPRETRLGYVKRFYDATSLFKLSLPTPIMAGVRTPTRQFSSCVLIEADDSLDSINATAAAIVKYVSQRAGIGINAGRIRAIGSPIRNGEAFHTGCIPFYKHFQTAVKSCSQGGVRGGAATLFYPIWHLEVESLLVLKNNRGVEENRVRHIDYGVQINKLMYQRLIKGGNITLFSPHEVPGLYEAFFADQDEFERLYVQYEQDESIRKKTIKAVELFGLMMSERASTGRIYVQNVDHCNTHSPFDPAVAPVKQSNLCLEIALPTKPLKDVNDPDGEIALCTLSAFNLGALANLDELEDLADLIVRALDSLLDYQDYPIPAARNATMSRRTLGVGVTNFAYYLAKNGVRYSDGSANGLVHRTFEAIQYYLLKASNQLAKEMGPCPKFNETTYAKGLLPTDTYKRDVDDYCQEPLHYFWETLREDIREFGLRNSTLTALMPCETSSQITNSTNGIEPPRGFVSVKASKDGIMKQVVPEYLELKNQYELLWSIPNNTGYLQLVGIMQKFVDQSISANTNYDPSKFPGDKVPMKQLLQDLLTAYKNGVKTLYYHNTRDGASDQADDGGCEGGACKL